A segment of the Candidatus Binatia bacterium genome:
GGAACGCTTCAAGTACCTCTATTCGGACCGGGAGTTACGCGAGTGCGCGGAACAGATTCGCCGCCTCGATCGCGCCCGCACGATCTACGTCCTGTTCAATAACTGCTACGCGGACTACGGCGTCCGCAACGCCGCCACGATGCGCGGCCTGCTGGCGGGCGACGCACTCGGCACGGCGTGACGCCGGCAGCTACCGGCACTGCAGCCTGATCGCAATCGAGTGCGACAGGTCGTCTAGGTAGCCGATCCACCGGTCGGCCCAGCCGTACTTCTCTCGAAACGCGCGGCGCACCGCCTCGTGACCCTGGGGGTTGGGCAGCTCCGCAGCCGTGCACTGTACGACCCGATCGCCGCGGGTCAGCTCGACCTGCGGCCGCGCCCGCAGATGCGCCAGAAACGGCCGATCCGGATGCGCCGCCTCGATCAGCGTTCCCTGCGGGGTATCGGCGATCCAGATTCGCGTGGTGCGCTTGCTGCCGTCATCGGCAACCGTGGCGAGCAACACCACTTCCTTCGCCTCGGCCGCAAGCAGCGACACCGCCGCCACCACGGCGACCAGAAGGATGGCCGCGAGCAGTGCCCAACGCAGCATTCGTTCGCCTCCTCTCCGTCCGCTGTCGCCGCGAACCCCCTGCGGACACTACCGGTCCAACAGATGCGCACGCTCCGATTTCTCGAACTCCTTGCGCAACGCGTCGTAATCGGCAGGTGCGAGGGGCCGATACCGGTCGTCGCCGCGCCGCCGGTAGTAGACCTGCGTACCCGCCGGCAAACGCTGGAGGTCGAAGTGAACCTTCTTCATGTTGCGCACCAGCACCTTCTGCGTTTGCGTGTACTCGAAGTCGTCGACGACGCGCACGTAGTCCGGAAACCACTTCGGATCCAGACTCCCGCCGCTCACCTGGGCTTCGCACCAATCGAAGAACGCCTTGGGGTCGAACTTCGCGCCGCCGCGCAGCTTCACGGCGGCCATTACGTGCTCGTCCGAAACCGCGCACGGCACTCCGTAAGCCACCGCCAGCGCAACGTCCCGGTGCTCGGAAAGAATGCGGCCCACCTGGGCCGCGGAAAAATTCTCGCCGTCCTTGCGGATCCAGTCGTCCGTTCGCCCATCGAAGAACAGATAACGCCTGCCATCCCGTTCGAGGATGTGCCCGAGATCGCCGGAGTGGTAGACGCCGTCGCGGTACTTGTCGCTGTTGGCGCCCGGATTGTCGAAGTAACCCTGAAAGAGTGCCGTATCCTCGGCGACCCGGCAGATCTCGCCGACGCACTGCTCGTAGTTCAGAAGCTTGCCGTCCGGACCGATCTCGGCCGGCGGGCACTCGCGGCCCGCGCTGTCGATTATCTTCACCGCGGTATCGGTTATCTCGCCGACGCTGCCGCGCGGGTCGCCTCGGCGCCGGAAAGTGCTGATGGCAGCCTCGGTCGAGCCGTAAAGCTCGAACATGTCATCGAGACCCATCCAGGCACTGAACTTCTCGATGTCCGGCGGCGCCGCGCCGTTGCCGACGGCCCAGCGCAACTTGTTGCGCGGATTCCTGGTGATCTCCGCCGCGATGCGCGCCTCGTCGCCGCCGTACTCGCGCTCGATAGCGCCGAGCACGTAGTGCACCGGTTCGCCTACGTAGTTCCAGAAAGTTGAACCGTACCGCAACACGTCGGGCACGAACTGACTGGCGCTGAAGCGCTCGCGGATACCGAGACTGCCGCTCGCCCACAGTGCCGGCATAAGACCGAGGAAGATGGAATTCGAGTGGAACAGCGGCATGCAAGCATAACCGACATCGTCGGGCGTGAGGCCCAGATTCGACGACACCCCGAGGCCGATGCCGCAGAGTTTCATGTGGTTGTTGTTGATGCCCTTGGGCAGACCGGTGGTCCCGGAGGTGTAGATGATCATGAGGTTGCGATCCGGGGCGACGTCGACCCCGGGTGCGTCGAGCGACTTCTCGGGACCACCGACCTCGGCTGCCACACAGGCTCGCAGATCGACGCTTGCCGGCACCTTGCCCCCCGGCTGCGTTGGCAGCACGAGGATGTTCTCCGGCGCGATCGCCGGCAGCTCTTGCCTGACGCGCTCCACCTCGGGCAGGAAGCGCTCGTCCACGATGAGAATCCGCGCCTGCGACTGATTGATGACCCCGGAGAGCACGCCGCCGCGCAGGCCCGTGTTGACGCCGAACAGCAGTAATCCGGCATAGGCACAGCCGCCGTACAACGCCAGGAGTTCGAGGTGGTTTTCCAGGATCATGGCGACGTGCCCCGGACGTGCATCGTCGATCGAGCCGAGGCGGCGCAACAGGAAGTGCCCCGTGCGCACCGACTCGTCACGATACTGGCGATACGTCCAGGTGCGGTCGCCGTGCATCAGGAAAATCTTCTTCTCGAGCGCCGGGTGCTGTGCCCGCGCCTCGATCTGGCCGCCGATGGTAAACGGCGCGGTGATTGCGATTGGTTCTGCCATAGCTCCTGTTCCTCGGTGAGTCTCGTGACCGGATGCAATTGGCGTCGCGCCCGCGGTCACTGCGGCGCAAGCTGTCGCAGAAACGTCTCGGTCAATTCCTGCGGTACGTTCTGCGGCAGATTCAGCAACCCGGCTCCCATGCCGCAGTCATGCCACTCCGCCAGCTTCTCCTTGCAGTAAGCGAGCGGCCCGCAGATGCTGATGGCATCCATCAGCTCGTCGCTGACGGCGGCGGCGGCTTCACGGCGCTGTCCGCGGTTGTAGAGATCACGCACGAGGTCGGCGTTCTCCTTGAAGCCGAAGCGGCAGAACATCTCGTGGTAATAGACGCCCATGCCACCTATGTAGAAGGAGACGCCCGGCTTGACCAGCGCCCGCGCCGCCGCGCGATCGTCGATGGGCACGCAGGCCACAAACGGCGCCAGCTCTATTGCCGCCGGGTTTCGCCCCGCCGCCCGCGCCCCTTCCGCCACGAGGGCCAGACCTTCCTTGAAGCACCTGTACGGCCAGAAGGTCGGCAACCAGCCGTCGGCGATCTGCCCGATCTCCTTAACGGCCTTCTCCTGGAGCGAGGCGACGTAAACCGGAATATCGGGGCGCAACGGCTTCATCTCGAGCTTGAAGTGGCGGAGCGCGAACAGCCGACTGAGATCCGGCGACAACCGGTCGCCGCGCCAGAGCGTGCGCATGATCTTGATACTATCGCGCATTCGGGTCAGCGGCTTTTCATAGGGAACGCCGTGGAAGTTTTCGACGACGACCTTGCCGCTCGTACCGAGCCCGAGGATGACCCTCCCCTCGGAGATCTCGTCGAGCGTCGCCGCACTCATCGCCAGCAATCCGGCCGACCGACTGAACACGTTGGCAATTCCGGTGCCCAGCTTGATCCGCTTCGTGTGCACCGCGATTTCGGTGAGCAATTGAAACTGCTCGTATGCCCAGGCTTCCGGTATCCAGATCGAGTCGTAGCCGAGGTCGTCGGCAAGCTGGGCTGCGCGCAGCACCCCCTTGCGGTCGTACCCCTTCCAGAACGGCACAATTCCCAGCTTCAAATACATCTCCGGCTCCTCCACCGCGGATCACTCGATTACGGTTCACCGCGCGGCGGCTCCCGACGCCCGCGGGCAGTCGCGACCCGTGCTCCGTGGTCGGGGCTCCGTGTTCGGTTCTCAGCGGGCGAACTTCGTCGAATCGTCCGGGGCTGTCAAGCCGGGGACGGCGGCGGGGCGATCAGGCGGTACACCGGCTGCGGTTGCTGGAACCCTTTCAGCGCCAGCTCGCCGACCGGCTCGGCGCGGCAGCCGTTACGCAACTCGGCCATGACTCGGCCGCTGATCAGGATCTCGCCGCCACCGGCCGCATCCGACAGCCGTGCGGCAAGGTTCGTCACATTACCGATCACGCTGTAATCGCGCCGGCCCTCGTAGCCGACGAACCCGCAGGTGGCGTATCCCGTGTGGATGCCCATGCCGACGTCGATGGCGTAGCCCTTGCGCCGCCACTCGCCCCGCAGCCGCTCGACGTCGCCTCGCATCGCCAGTGCCATCGCGACTGCCCGGTCCACGTGGTCGGCCTGCTCGACCGGGTCGTTGAAGAACACCATCAAGCCGTCGCCCGCGAATCTCTCCAGGGTGCCGGCGTACTCGCCGATGCGCCGACCCATGCATTCGTGGTACTCGGCCAGCGTGGCCATCACCTCTTCCGGCTCGACCCGATCCGAAAACGACGTGAAGCCGCGCAGGTCGGCGAACAGGACCGTCACCAGTTTGCGCTGGCTGCGCAGCTCGGCTGCGCCGCCGCGGGCCATCACCTGGTCGATGACCTGCGGCGGGAAGAACCGCTTGAGCTCCGAGAACTCGCGCTCGCGCAGGTCGAGGCGTTGCGCCGCCTTCACCCGCTCGATCGCCTGCACCGCCTGCTGCGCCACGGTCGAGAGGGCATCCAGCTCGGCGCTGCCGTACACGTCTCCGGTCGTACGCGCGCCTACGGCCAACCCGC
Coding sequences within it:
- a CDS encoding AMP-binding protein, whose translation is MAEPIAITAPFTIGGQIEARAQHPALEKKIFLMHGDRTWTYRQYRDESVRTGHFLLRRLGSIDDARPGHVAMILENHLELLALYGGCAYAGLLLFGVNTGLRGGVLSGVINQSQARILIVDERFLPEVERVRQELPAIAPENILVLPTQPGGKVPASVDLRACVAAEVGGPEKSLDAPGVDVAPDRNLMIIYTSGTTGLPKGINNNHMKLCGIGLGVSSNLGLTPDDVGYACMPLFHSNSIFLGLMPALWASGSLGIRERFSASQFVPDVLRYGSTFWNYVGEPVHYVLGAIEREYGGDEARIAAEITRNPRNKLRWAVGNGAAPPDIEKFSAWMGLDDMFELYGSTEAAISTFRRRGDPRGSVGEITDTAVKIIDSAGRECPPAEIGPDGKLLNYEQCVGEICRVAEDTALFQGYFDNPGANSDKYRDGVYHSGDLGHILERDGRRYLFFDGRTDDWIRKDGENFSAAQVGRILSEHRDVALAVAYGVPCAVSDEHVMAAVKLRGGAKFDPKAFFDWCEAQVSGGSLDPKWFPDYVRVVDDFEYTQTQKVLVRNMKKVHFDLQRLPAGTQVYYRRRGDDRYRPLAPADYDALRKEFEKSERAHLLDR
- a CDS encoding LLM class flavin-dependent oxidoreductase, with the translated sequence MYLKLGIVPFWKGYDRKGVLRAAQLADDLGYDSIWIPEAWAYEQFQLLTEIAVHTKRIKLGTGIANVFSRSAGLLAMSAATLDEISEGRVILGLGTSGKVVVENFHGVPYEKPLTRMRDSIKIMRTLWRGDRLSPDLSRLFALRHFKLEMKPLRPDIPVYVASLQEKAVKEIGQIADGWLPTFWPYRCFKEGLALVAEGARAAGRNPAAIELAPFVACVPIDDRAAARALVKPGVSFYIGGMGVYYHEMFCRFGFKENADLVRDLYNRGQRREAAAAVSDELMDAISICGPLAYCKEKLAEWHDCGMGAGLLNLPQNVPQELTETFLRQLAPQ